One window of Saprospiraceae bacterium genomic DNA carries:
- a CDS encoding DNA primase: MISSKSIEEVFEIARIEDVVRDYVDLKNRGSNLIGLCPFHKEKTPSFSVSPSKNIFKCFGCGKGGNTVQFVMEVEQLSFPEAVRTLAKKYQITLEETFKQDVSPETQQELESLYIINQFALNYYKNNLTNDPIGQSVALSYFKQRGFLEQTIETFELGFAFDETDALLKKALQEGYKLEFLQKLGLVSGQQKDFFRNRVIFPIHNLTGKPIAFAGRHLVTDSKSPKYINSPETELYHKSKTLYGLHLAKKSIRDKNNCFLVEGYTDVMALHQAGIENVVASSGTSLTEEQVHLLKRFTQQVSLLYDGDPAGIKAAMRGIDLLIQGGLDVKIILIPGNEDPDEFIRKIGSEAFEKFVAAEAKDFIIYKLNLHSTEIKNDPIKKSIAAKDIIQTIAKVDDPIKRSIYLQQAAGILAIDEVSLISACNKIISDEFKNKAFRQKREALENDQKILNEISSDETIKSHSGQISISNDEFQEIDICRILILYGHHKVNSQDDIHYAEFIIENIADTLAFFENELLKQFILDVSHQLSEGKTPELNYYLNHQDPNISKLALNFSINKYEYSSNWEEKHGIFLSTQQAPEFNYKSDIENSILRFKLKKFNKAISEFERRIRLDEIPEEELQIELKSHQHIVNQRNYIASLLNTVVIN, translated from the coding sequence ATGATTAGTTCAAAATCAATTGAAGAAGTCTTTGAAATAGCACGGATTGAAGACGTTGTGCGGGATTATGTAGATTTAAAAAATCGCGGATCCAATTTAATTGGCCTATGTCCTTTCCATAAGGAGAAAACACCCTCGTTTTCAGTGTCTCCCTCAAAGAATATTTTTAAATGCTTTGGTTGTGGCAAAGGAGGCAATACAGTTCAATTTGTAATGGAAGTTGAGCAACTCAGCTTTCCTGAAGCAGTACGCACACTTGCTAAAAAATATCAGATAACACTTGAAGAGACTTTTAAACAAGATGTAAGTCCAGAAACACAACAGGAGCTAGAGAGTCTCTACATTATAAACCAATTTGCTCTAAATTATTATAAAAACAATTTAACAAATGACCCAATTGGTCAATCCGTAGCATTATCTTATTTTAAACAACGCGGGTTTCTTGAACAAACCATTGAAACATTTGAATTAGGTTTTGCTTTTGATGAAACGGATGCTCTTTTAAAAAAAGCATTGCAAGAAGGTTACAAATTAGAATTCCTTCAAAAGCTTGGGTTGGTAAGCGGACAACAGAAAGATTTTTTTAGGAACCGCGTAATTTTTCCAATACATAATTTAACAGGAAAACCAATCGCATTTGCAGGAAGGCATTTGGTTACGGATTCAAAATCCCCAAAATATATTAATTCACCAGAGACCGAACTCTACCACAAAAGCAAAACACTCTACGGTTTACATTTGGCTAAGAAAAGCATTCGGGATAAAAACAATTGTTTCTTAGTTGAAGGATATACTGATGTTATGGCTTTACACCAAGCCGGCATTGAAAACGTGGTTGCTTCATCAGGAACCTCGTTGACAGAAGAGCAAGTCCATTTATTAAAACGATTCACACAACAAGTGAGTCTTTTGTATGATGGCGATCCTGCAGGAATTAAAGCGGCCATGAGGGGTATTGATTTGCTTATTCAAGGAGGATTGGATGTTAAAATAATATTGATCCCTGGAAATGAGGATCCAGATGAGTTTATTCGCAAAATTGGATCTGAAGCATTTGAAAAATTTGTTGCAGCAGAGGCGAAAGATTTTATTATTTATAAACTAAACTTACACTCTACTGAAATAAAGAATGATCCAATAAAAAAGTCGATTGCTGCTAAAGACATCATTCAAACCATAGCCAAAGTCGATGATCCAATTAAAAGAAGCATCTATCTTCAACAGGCTGCCGGAATTCTTGCAATCGATGAAGTCAGTTTAATATCTGCATGCAATAAGATAATCAGCGACGAATTTAAAAACAAAGCATTCAGACAAAAAAGAGAAGCATTAGAAAATGATCAAAAAATATTGAATGAAATTTCATCTGATGAAACAATAAAATCACATTCAGGTCAAATTTCAATTTCAAATGATGAATTTCAGGAAATTGACATTTGCAGAATTCTTATATTATACGGTCATCATAAAGTAAATTCTCAAGATGATATCCATTACGCAGAATTTATAATTGAAAACATAGCAGATACCCTTGCTTTTTTTGAAAACGAATTGCTAAAACAATTTATTCTTGATGTTTCGCATCAACTCAGTGAAGGCAAGACGCCTGAATTAAATTATTACTTGAATCATCAAGATCCGAATATTTCAAAATTGGCCTTAAATTTTAGTATAAATAAATACGAATACAGCAGCAATTGGGAAGAAAAACATGGGATCTTTCTAAGCACACAACAAGCCCCAGAATTTAATTATAAGTCAGACATTGAGAATTCCATCCTGCGGTTTAAATTAAAAAAATTCAATAAGGCCATATCAGAATTCGAACGTAGAATCCGCCTTGATGAAATTCCTGAAGAAGAATTGCAAATCGAATTAAAATCCCATCAGCATATAGTAAACCAGCGCAATTACATTGCCAGCTTATTAAATACAGTAGTTATTAATTAA
- the trxB gene encoding thioredoxin-disulfide reductase gives MENKIHHTIIIGSGPAGYTAAIYAARANMHPLLFTGVEPGGQLMITTEVENYPGYFDGVHGPKMMEDFQKQAQRFHTDIRYEVISKVDFSGPVHKIWTESGEAFLAHTVIISTGASAKWLGIDSEKRLMNKGVSACAVCDGFFFRGMDVAVVGAGDTAAEEASYLAKLCPKVHLLVRRDTMRASKIMQERVLNNPKIIVHWDTETQEILGKEEVEAVRVINNKTQVISEIPVKAFFVAIGHQPNSAPFVNWIDMDEQQYIKTIPGSSRTNRPGIFACGDVQDRIYRQAVTAAGTGCMAALDAERYLVENHII, from the coding sequence ATGGAAAACAAAATTCATCATACAATAATCATTGGTTCAGGCCCAGCCGGATACACAGCAGCTATCTATGCTGCACGTGCCAATATGCATCCACTATTATTTACTGGGGTGGAACCAGGAGGCCAATTAATGATTACAACGGAGGTGGAAAATTATCCTGGATATTTTGATGGAGTTCACGGACCTAAAATGATGGAAGATTTTCAAAAACAAGCACAGCGATTTCATACAGATATACGATATGAAGTTATCTCTAAAGTTGACTTTTCTGGTCCAGTGCATAAAATCTGGACAGAATCAGGAGAAGCGTTTTTAGCACATACCGTAATCATATCCACTGGCGCAAGTGCTAAATGGCTAGGGATTGATTCTGAAAAAAGATTAATGAATAAGGGTGTTTCTGCATGTGCGGTATGTGATGGATTTTTCTTCAGAGGAATGGATGTCGCTGTGGTGGGTGCCGGTGACACAGCAGCAGAAGAAGCGAGTTACCTGGCTAAACTGTGTCCAAAAGTACACTTGTTGGTAAGACGTGATACGATGCGGGCATCTAAAATTATGCAGGAACGCGTATTAAATAATCCAAAAATAATTGTTCACTGGGATACTGAAACGCAGGAAATTCTTGGTAAAGAAGAAGTAGAGGCTGTCCGCGTTATCAATAATAAAACACAAGTTATTTCTGAGATTCCCGTTAAAGCTTTTTTTGTTGCAATTGGCCACCAACCAAATTCTGCACCTTTTGTAAACTGGATAGACATGGATGAACAACAATACATCAAAACAATTCCAGGTTCAAGTCGTACCAACCGACCAGGGATTTTTGCGTGTGGAGACGTTCAGGATAGAATCTATAGACAAGCAGTAACTGCTGCGGGCACTGGTTGCATGGCAGCCCTTGATGCCGAGCGTTATCTAGTAGAGAACCATATAATTTAA
- a CDS encoding DUF1573 domain-containing protein translates to MKTTYCKYLIFFTVWGACQNKTELPVNEYNNLIYNPTTASGILDSVRIPILEVKERVLDFGMAHQGDTIRQEFVLYNRGKASLLISNVSSSCGCAKPEISKNQVESGDSTSLNIIFTTQDQIGTQEKTFTIYSNTNPAITKVQLIGNVLK, encoded by the coding sequence GTGAAAACTACTTACTGCAAATATCTTATATTTTTTACAGTTTGGGGAGCATGTCAAAACAAAACAGAACTCCCTGTAAATGAATACAATAACTTGATTTACAACCCTACTACTGCATCAGGAATTCTTGATTCGGTCAGAATACCCATCCTGGAGGTTAAAGAACGTGTACTCGATTTTGGAATGGCACATCAGGGAGATACGATTCGTCAAGAGTTTGTTTTATATAATCGCGGTAAAGCAAGCTTGCTTATCAGCAATGTAAGCAGTTCTTGTGGCTGCGCCAAACCAGAAATTTCAAAAAACCAAGTAGAATCAGGTGATTCTACTTCATTAAACATTATTTTTACAACGCAGGACCAAATTGGAACTCAAGAGAAAACATTTACTATCTATTCCAATACAAATCCTGCAATAACAAAAGTTCAATTAATAGGCAACGTACTAAAATAA
- the yajC gene encoding preprotein translocase subunit YajC has translation MSIIILYVILFGIMYVFFILPKTKQQKAQNLFITEIKKGDQVVTQSGIIGRITKIDDLVIELQLDSKSFIKVLKSSISKEASDAIRDKYFLEI, from the coding sequence ATGAGTATTATTATTCTTTATGTAATTCTTTTTGGAATCATGTATGTATTTTTTATACTTCCAAAAACCAAACAACAAAAAGCTCAAAATCTTTTCATTACAGAAATCAAAAAAGGCGATCAGGTTGTAACACAATCAGGAATTATTGGTCGGATAACTAAAATTGATGATCTTGTCATTGAGCTCCAATTAGATTCAAAAAGCTTTATAAAAGTTTTGAAATCGAGTATTTCTAAAGAAGCAAGTGATGCTATAAGAGACAAATATTTCCTCGAAATTTAA
- the ung gene encoding uracil-DNA glycosylase, which translates to MKDLKMEAGWKDFLKDEFEKAYFQNLIKILKSEISAGKTIYPPGPLIFNAFDSTPLNKLKVVILGQDPYHGPGEAMGLCFSVPKRIPIPPSLQNIYKELNSEFGYKIPKHGDLSPWAFQGVLLLNASLTVEHRIPNSHKNLGWHQFTDQIINLLSKHTENLVFMLWGNFAKSKKTLINSNRHLVLESVHPSPLAGGKFHGNNHFKLTNEYLQKHGKEAINWEILD; encoded by the coding sequence ATGAAAGACTTGAAAATGGAAGCCGGATGGAAAGATTTTTTAAAAGACGAATTTGAAAAGGCTTATTTCCAAAACTTAATTAAGATCTTAAAATCTGAAATTTCAGCTGGAAAAACAATTTATCCGCCCGGTCCACTCATATTTAATGCATTTGATTCAACCCCACTGAATAAGTTAAAAGTCGTCATTCTAGGGCAAGATCCTTACCATGGACCTGGAGAAGCAATGGGACTTTGTTTTTCCGTTCCAAAAAGAATTCCAATTCCGCCCTCTCTTCAAAACATATATAAAGAATTAAACAGTGAATTTGGATATAAAATTCCCAAACACGGGGATTTAAGTCCATGGGCATTTCAAGGGGTCTTGCTTTTAAATGCTTCATTAACCGTGGAGCACAGAATTCCGAATTCCCATAAAAACTTGGGTTGGCATCAATTCACAGACCAGATTATCAATTTACTCAGTAAACATACAGAGAACCTGGTATTTATGCTTTGGGGAAATTTTGCGAAATCTAAGAAAACACTTATAAACTCCAACCGCCATTTGGTCCTTGAAAGTGTTCATCCATCACCCTTAGCTGGTGGGAAATTTCACGGAAATAATCATTTCAAACTGACCAATGAATATTTACAAAAACATGGAAAAGAAGCCATTAATTGGGAAATCTTAGATTAA
- a CDS encoding DUF420 domain-containing protein, whose translation MSWTPQEIKRLNIAASIFSVLILLVVVFMRKIHIETSIDFSFLPIFHSSLNAIAGIVLILAYIQIRKGHIKNHKRLMSTALIMSGVFLISYVLYHITTPEVRYCGEGPIRTIYFLLLISHVVLSGISFPFILFTFIRGLTDQRARHKKLAKIVFPVWLYICVSGPICFLMLYPCMR comes from the coding sequence ATGAGTTGGACTCCACAAGAAATCAAAAGACTAAATATTGCTGCGTCTATCTTTAGTGTTTTGATTTTATTGGTGGTTGTTTTTATGCGTAAAATTCATATAGAGACAAGCATTGATTTTTCATTTTTACCTATTTTTCATTCAAGCTTAAATGCAATTGCTGGGATTGTTCTGATTTTAGCATATATACAAATAAGGAAGGGGCACATAAAAAACCATAAACGATTGATGTCAACAGCGTTGATCATGTCAGGTGTTTTTTTAATTTCTTATGTGCTTTATCATATCACCACTCCAGAGGTTAGATATTGTGGGGAGGGTCCAATTCGCACTATATATTTTTTACTTTTAATTTCTCATGTGGTTCTTTCTGGAATCTCATTTCCATTTATTTTATTTACATTTATTCGAGGTCTAACAGATCAGCGAGCGCGACATAAAAAATTAGCTAAAATTGTATTTCCAGTTTGGCTGTATATTTGTGTTAGTGGACCGATTTGTTTTTTAATGCTATATCCTTGCATGCGATAA
- a CDS encoding cytochrome C oxidase subunit IV family protein, translating to MEVMVALVGKGYIIHGFHLPRFIMYSLMIGMSLYKAYFIIYEFMHMRYEVPGLVRSVLMPTMLLIWAIIAFFYEGNTWYHWRKNVNDRPILELTGGISKQVEKHPSSGTHESSELQKEAPAAEPKDSNAIEKQH from the coding sequence TTGGAAGTTATGGTTGCTTTAGTAGGTAAGGGCTATATCATTCATGGATTTCATTTACCTAGATTTATTATGTATTCATTGATGATTGGAATGTCTTTGTATAAAGCGTATTTCATTATTTATGAATTTATGCATATGCGCTATGAAGTGCCGGGATTGGTAAGAAGCGTATTGATGCCTACAATGTTATTGATTTGGGCAATCATTGCTTTCTTTTATGAAGGAAATACCTGGTATCATTGGCGTAAAAATGTAAATGATCGACCGATTCTTGAACTTACAGGAGGTATTTCAAAACAAGTTGAAAAACATCCATCTAGTGGTACTCATGAATCATCAGAACTACAAAAGGAAGCTCCAGCCGCTGAGCCAAAAGATTCAAATGCCATTGAAAAGCAGCATTAA